A genomic segment from Aspergillus chevalieri M1 DNA, chromosome 7, nearly complete sequence encodes:
- a CDS encoding uncharacterized protein (COG:S;~EggNog:ENOG410PNWF;~InterPro:IPR021858;~PFAM:PF11951) gives MLESIFEGLDQWSLSSGGWGGEERRGPFSVFGVGLQRPGESSQGTGSETGIGGDGMQVDGLKTGEEDVIANEISQPSVATTQSPAVSTTTTTPYLLYRDESPSDTGYTIEQPITSTALPETELIHHWVIFLSQNMLLIDTPDNPCRTVFMPLALQGLDTSSPAHLAVFHAICAASAFSLSYLRNDARYHSSAVRHDQHALRLLRRHLLHGGRLDEPTLAAALTCITGEAMSGRKGRWRAHVVGVLGLLEREISRSWIRSSTATPLIQSCLSLSTLCRLRVPRELVALFRGVDPQERDCYLERAHGVTRNLVEFLADVNDIKEVRSRVSPAELDQLELRLYLNFPRVSADTHKSEVVQHALNSFYYATVIYFRRTLKGACVADVRDLVEKAVQDLEAVEAQGSACGSAYNWASFVVAAECDQPDLQARMLNCFDRKRRHGIKNIDRLREFVRIVWERRVSTGVDIHWQDLADEFEFDIMFV, from the coding sequence ATGTTGGAGAGTATTTTTGAGGGGTTGGATCAATGGTCTTTATCTTCTggaggatggggaggggaggagaggagaggaccCTTTTCGGTTTTTGGGGTTGGATTGCAGAGGCCTGGTGAGAGTAGTCAAGGGACTGGCAGCGAAACTGGGATAGGTGGCGATGGTATGCAGGTTGACGGATTAAAGACCGGAGAAGAGGACGTTATAGCAAACGAGATCAGTCAACCGTCTGTGGCTACCACTCAATCGCCAGCAGTATcgacaacaaccaccacGCCATATCTGCTTTACCGAGATGAATCACCAAGTGACACGGGATACACCATCGAACAACCAATTACTTCAACAGCTCTCCCAGAAACCGAACTCATCCACCATTGGgtcatcttcctcagccAGAACATGCTTCTTATCgacacaccagacaaccccTGCCGCACCGTTTTCATGCCACTGGCCCTCCAAGGCCTTGACACCTCGTCACCTGCCCATCTTGCCGTCTTCCACGCTATATGCGCTGCATCGGCGTTTAGTCTCTCATACCTTCGCAACGATGCGAGATATCATTCCTCAGCGGTGCGACATGATCAGCACGCCTTACGTTTACTCCGACGACACCTCTTGCACGGCGGACGGCTAGACGAGCCAACCCTCGCCGCGGCACTGACGTGCATCACGGGCGAGGCCATGTCCGGCCGGAAAGGCAGATGGAGGGCTCACGTCGTCGGCGTGCTGGGTTTACTGGAGCGAGAAATCTCCCGGAGTTGGATCCGCAGCTCAACAGCCACACCGCTAATACAGAGCTGTCTTAGTTTGTCGACCCTGTGCAGGCTCAGAGTTCCCCGGGAGTTGGTCGCGTTGTTCCGGGGGGTAGATCCGCAAGAACGTGATTGTTATCTTGAGCGGGCGCATGGGGTCACTAGAAACCTTGTGGAGTTTCTGGCAGATGTCAATGATATTAAGGAGGTCAGGAGTCGTGTTTCTCCGGCGGAGTTGGATCAGTTGGAGTTGCGACTTTATCTGAATTTTCCGCGGGTATCGGCCGATACACACAAGTCGGAGGTTGTCCAGCATGCGCTTAATTCCTTTTACTATGCTACGGTCATTTATTTCCGTCGGACATTAAAGGGAGCATGCGTGGCTGATGTTCGGGACCTGGTTGAAAAGGCTGTCCAGGATCTTGAGGCTGTAGAGGCACAGGGGAGCGCGTGTGGGAGTGCGTATAACTGGGCTAGTTTCGTGGTTGCGGCAGAGTGTGATCAACCGGACCTGCAGGCTCGAATGTTGAACTGCTTTGATCGGAAGCGCAGGCATGGGATTAAAAATATCGATCGGCTTCGGGAATTTGTCAGGATTGTATGGGAACGGCGGGTGTCTACGGGGGTAGATATCCATTGGCAAGACCTTGCTGATGAATTTGAATTTGATATCATGTTTGTCTAA